From Zingiber officinale cultivar Zhangliang chromosome 5B, Zo_v1.1, whole genome shotgun sequence, the proteins below share one genomic window:
- the LOC121986511 gene encoding F-box/kelch-repeat protein At3g61590-like, whose amino-acid sequence MDGEDTDIRTMRRDSDGEEEEEEGTLLSWDAILPDELLQKVLSLLPIADIIKLGIVCKRWYEIVHSRPSLWTMMAPQKPWFLLSCFNDCALSVRAYDPCLQQWHIFGFPGLEKSIWHTSSSYGLVCLTNREDRSRLLVSNPITRDWKRLPHVPGGSSPDYNALALSFDRRTRSYTVVFAKCTAHMPGNNHQWHFSIDIYKSTTQSWATLFAQDLGSWKGGDEGVVCDGVFYYLIHPNTEQRPHLLAFDLAKPPSTIQSLIREAIPAPCPLTCARLINLSDKLVMVGGGGWCNRLIKGLTIWELEDKRWREVTRMPVEMSTSLCTIRENFICCGAGDLVFIQCLGWPMALLTFDVRQKVWRTMNVVEPFMALFLVRFFSGFCFEPRLDVTP is encoded by the coding sequence ATGGACGGCGAGGATACAGATATCAGGACGATGCGGAGAGATAGTGacggcgaggaggaggaggaggagggaacaTTGCTGTCGTGGGACGCCATTCTACCGGACGAACTCCTGCAGAAGGTGCTCTCCTTATTGCCCATCGCCGACATCATCAAATTGGGCATCGTGTGCAAACGGTGGTACGAGATTGTGCACTCCCGGCCGTCGTTGTGGACGATGATGGCGCCGCAGAAGCCGTGGTTCTTACTGTCCTGCTTTAACGACTGCGCCTTATCGGTCCGCGCGTACGACCCCTGCCTCCAACAGTGGCACATCTTCGGCTTCCCCGGCTTAGAAAAAAGCATCTGGCACACGTCCTCCTCCTACGGCCTGGTCTGCTTGACGAACCGCGAGGATAGGAGCCGCTTATTGGTCAGCAACCCCATCACGAGAGATTGGAAGCGGCTTCCTCACGTCCCCGGCGGCTCTTCCCCTGACTACAACGCGCTCGCCTTGTCGTTCGACCGCCGCACGCGCAGCTACACCGTGGTCTTCGCCAAGTGCACCGCCCATATGCCGGGGAACAACCACCAATGGCACTTCTCCATCGACATCTACAAATCGACGACGCAATCGTGGGCAACGCTCTTTGCCCAAGACCTCGGCTCGTGGAAGGGCGGCGACGAGGGCGTCGTATGCGACGGCGTGTTCTATTACTTGATCCACCCGAACACGGAGCAACGCCCCCACTTACTGGCGTTCGATCTCGCCAAGCCGCCCTCTACCATTCAGTCTCTTATTCGAGAAGCGATTCCTGCGCCATGCCCTCTTACCTGTGCTCGATTGATCAACCTGTCGGACAAATTGGTCATGGTCGGCGGGGGAGGGTGGTGCAACCGGCTGATCAAGGGGTTGACGATTTGGGAACTCGAGGATAAGAGATGGCGGGAGGTGACTCGAATGCCGGTCGAGATGTCAACGAGCTTGTGCACAATCAGAGAGAATTTCATCTGCTGCGGCGCAGGCGACCTCGTCTTCATACAGTGCTTAGGGTGGCCGATGGCACTGCTGACCTTCGACGTGAGGCAGAAGGTTTGGAGAACGATGAACGTCGTCGAACCCTTCATGGCCCTATTCTTGGTCCGATTCTTCAGCGGCTTCTGCTTCGAACCGAGGCTCGACGTCACCCCTTGA